Proteins from a single region of Stutzerimonas stutzeri:
- a CDS encoding TatD family hydrolase: MQLIDTHTHLDFEMFDDDRTEVFSRSQAAGVERIVVLGVHEPNWERVWQLACTQPAAYAALGLHPIFIEEHRNEHVEQLRGWLNRLRGESKLCAIGEIGLDYYIQDPDIERQHHLLEAQLALAAEFSLPVLLHVRRAHAPMIAMLKRHKLQRSGVVHAFSGSWEEAREYLRLGFKLGLGGAGTWPQALRMHRVLKQLPLEAIVLETDSPDIPPAGHAGERNSPELLPDICRMLADLKGIDADELAAASYHNSCELFGWPQA, encoded by the coding sequence GTGCAGCTGATCGACACCCATACCCACCTCGACTTCGAGATGTTCGATGACGACCGCACCGAGGTATTTTCACGCAGCCAGGCTGCCGGTGTAGAGCGCATCGTGGTGCTCGGCGTGCACGAGCCGAACTGGGAGCGGGTCTGGCAGCTGGCCTGTACGCAACCAGCCGCGTACGCCGCACTCGGTCTGCACCCAATATTTATCGAGGAGCATCGGAACGAGCACGTGGAGCAGCTGCGCGGCTGGCTGAACCGATTACGAGGGGAATCCAAGCTATGCGCCATCGGCGAAATCGGCCTGGACTACTACATCCAAGACCCAGACATAGAACGCCAACATCACCTGCTCGAAGCGCAGCTGGCGCTGGCCGCGGAATTCAGCCTGCCGGTGCTGCTACATGTGCGTCGCGCCCATGCACCGATGATCGCCATGCTCAAGCGACACAAGCTGCAGCGAAGCGGAGTCGTTCATGCTTTCAGTGGCAGCTGGGAAGAGGCTCGGGAGTACCTGCGCCTGGGCTTCAAGCTCGGCCTCGGCGGCGCCGGCACCTGGCCACAGGCACTGCGGATGCATCGGGTGTTGAAACAACTGCCACTGGAGGCCATTGTGCTGGAGACCGACTCTCCGGACATTCCACCGGCAGGCCACGCCGGTGAGCGCAACAGCCCCGAACTGCTACCAGACATCTGCCGAATGCTGGCCGATCTGAAGGGCATAGACGCCGACGAGCTGGCGGCTGCCAGCTACCACAACAGCTGTGAGTTGTTTGGCTGGCCGCAGGCCTGA
- the ada gene encoding bifunctional DNA-binding transcriptional regulator/O6-methylguanine-DNA methyltransferase Ada, whose translation MFDQDRCWQAVCERDAAFDDRFVFAVRSTGIFCRPSCPARRPARERVVFYTDAEKAKADGFRPCRRCSPTGPSPSEQLDALVVAACRLLDEAEAPLPLQQLAARIGLSPTYLSRAFKARTGMTPRGWSAARRRERLEMQLADADSVLDAALAAGYSGTRAPYADAQALTPAQRRRKGAGETLRYALAPCPLGLLLVASSDKGICALLFGDDPTALEDELRSRFAAAQLQRDQDGLGEWLQAIVSQLQEPQHAARLPLDLRGTAFQQRVWQALQQIPAGETRRYAELAADLGSHARAVARACASNPIGLLVPCHRVVGSQRALTGYRWGIERKAALLEREAQSEPGA comes from the coding sequence ATGTTCGACCAGGACCGCTGCTGGCAAGCCGTTTGCGAACGCGATGCAGCCTTCGACGACCGCTTCGTTTTCGCCGTGCGTTCGACCGGAATTTTCTGCCGTCCCAGCTGCCCGGCACGCCGGCCGGCGCGCGAACGCGTGGTGTTCTACACCGACGCCGAGAAGGCCAAAGCCGACGGATTTCGCCCGTGCCGGCGCTGCTCGCCCACCGGACCAAGCCCGAGCGAGCAGCTCGATGCACTGGTGGTCGCCGCCTGCCGCCTGCTCGATGAAGCCGAGGCGCCACTGCCACTGCAGCAGCTGGCTGCGCGTATTGGGCTGTCGCCGACCTACCTGTCGCGGGCGTTCAAGGCGCGCACCGGCATGACCCCTCGAGGCTGGTCAGCGGCCCGCCGCCGCGAACGCCTGGAAATGCAGCTAGCCGATGCGGATTCGGTACTCGACGCCGCCCTCGCCGCCGGCTACTCCGGCACGCGGGCACCCTATGCGGACGCGCAGGCGCTGACGCCGGCCCAGCGCCGACGCAAAGGTGCGGGCGAAACCCTGCGCTATGCTCTGGCGCCCTGCCCGCTCGGCCTGTTGCTGGTCGCCAGCAGCGACAAAGGTATCTGCGCCCTGCTGTTCGGCGACGATCCAACAGCGCTGGAAGACGAGCTGCGCTCTCGCTTTGCCGCGGCACAGCTGCAGCGCGATCAGGACGGTCTGGGTGAGTGGCTGCAGGCAATCGTCAGCCAACTGCAAGAACCACAGCACGCCGCCCGGCTGCCGCTCGATCTGCGCGGCACAGCCTTCCAGCAACGTGTCTGGCAAGCGCTGCAGCAGATTCCTGCCGGGGAAACGCGACGTTACGCTGAGCTTGCGGCCGACCTCGGCAGCCACGCCCGCGCAGTGGCGCGAGCGTGCGCCAGCAACCCCATCGGGCTACTCGTGCCCTGCCACCGTGTGGTTGGCAGTCAGCGGGCGCTGACCGGTTATCGCTGGGGGATTGAGCGCAAGGCGGCGCTGCTTGAACGAGAAGCGCAGAGCGAGCCGGGAGCCTGA
- a CDS encoding PA4780 family RIO1-like protein kinase — MKTPKRLEPLIEDGLIDEVLRPLMSGKEAAVYVVRCGDELRCAKVYKEANKRSFRQAVKYQEGRKVRSSRDARAMAKGSKHGRKEKEDNWQNAEVAALFRLADAGVRVPKPYDFLDGVLLMEMIAGEDGDAAPRLNDVDLHPDDAREFHAFMIHEVVKMLCAGLVHGDLSEFNVLLDEHGPVIIDLPQAVDAAGNNHAFEMLERDVGNMSAYFGQFAPELKFTRYAKEMWALYEQGKLTTETELTGEFAEPEDAADIDAVMREIKATLAEQERREALRGADDAPKDEPPEPPWMRG; from the coding sequence ATGAAAACGCCTAAACGACTCGAACCGCTGATCGAGGATGGCCTGATCGACGAGGTGCTGCGACCGCTGATGAGCGGCAAGGAAGCAGCGGTATACGTGGTGCGCTGTGGCGATGAGCTGCGCTGCGCCAAGGTCTACAAGGAAGCCAACAAGCGCAGCTTCCGTCAGGCCGTGAAATACCAGGAAGGCCGCAAGGTGCGCAGCAGCCGCGATGCGCGCGCCATGGCCAAAGGCTCCAAGCACGGGCGCAAGGAGAAGGAAGACAACTGGCAGAACGCCGAGGTTGCGGCCCTGTTCCGCCTGGCCGATGCCGGCGTGCGAGTGCCCAAGCCCTACGATTTCCTCGACGGCGTGCTGCTGATGGAGATGATCGCCGGCGAGGATGGCGATGCCGCACCGCGACTGAACGACGTCGACCTACATCCGGACGATGCCCGCGAGTTCCATGCGTTCATGATTCACGAAGTGGTCAAGATGCTCTGCGCGGGGCTGGTGCACGGTGACTTGTCCGAATTCAACGTGCTGCTCGATGAGCACGGCCCGGTGATCATCGACCTGCCGCAGGCGGTGGATGCGGCCGGCAACAACCATGCGTTCGAAATGCTCGAACGCGATGTCGGCAACATGTCGGCCTATTTCGGCCAGTTCGCCCCGGAGCTCAAGTTCACGCGGTACGCCAAGGAGATGTGGGCGCTGTACGAGCAGGGCAAGCTGACCACCGAGACCGAGCTGACCGGCGAGTTTGCCGAGCCGGAAGATGCCGCGGATATCGATGCGGTAATGCGCGAGATCAAGGCTACGCTGGCCGAGCAGGAGCGCCGCGAGGCCTTGCGCGGGGCCGACGATGCGCCGAAGGATGAGCCGCCGGAGCCGCCATGGATGAGAGGGTAA
- a CDS encoding efflux transporter outer membrane subunit: MTAKALAAPLLLALALSACSSAPQYADPQMPEGWFSAAGAQAADAETLAAWWRQFDDPQLTALVSRAMQQNHDVRLAMARVTAARAQLRQSRAGLLPSFDLPGSASRQWVENDQDAEPGSPLADFIPDDDVISVDTWELALQATWELDLFGATRARRDSAARQLRSAEAQTVAARLAVASNTAQGYLQMRALQGQRALLVEGIEVARELERIAGLLFHAGEVTRLDVEATSAERASREADLDELDIHLAEAQLALDTLLAEPPGSTAARFAANAPVPLAEQRIAPGQPIDLLRRRPDLIAEAARLDAAELQSLAARRDLFPKLAVQAAVGRSGFALGDAVSSASNFARVGATFGLPLLDYPRRGAAIDLADAEGETAYVAFEQALARALEEVERGLTRMAGQQRRHASLSRTREHRERAHRLAQRSYELGEANLSEVLDAQRGALQAKRQALEGRTELATAQVALYVALGGGWQAESADAAARPAEKSAQ; the protein is encoded by the coding sequence ATGACTGCCAAGGCCCTGGCCGCTCCGCTGCTGCTCGCCCTGGCCCTGAGCGCCTGCTCCAGCGCACCGCAGTATGCCGATCCGCAAATGCCGGAAGGCTGGTTCAGTGCCGCCGGCGCGCAAGCGGCGGATGCCGAAACGCTGGCCGCCTGGTGGCGCCAGTTCGATGACCCACAGCTCACCGCACTGGTCAGCCGCGCCATGCAGCAGAACCACGATGTGCGCCTGGCCATGGCGCGCGTAACGGCAGCACGAGCCCAGCTGCGCCAGTCGCGTGCCGGCCTGCTGCCGAGCTTCGACCTGCCCGGCTCGGCCAGCCGCCAGTGGGTCGAGAACGATCAAGACGCCGAACCTGGAAGCCCGCTGGCCGACTTTATCCCTGACGATGATGTGATCAGCGTCGACACCTGGGAGCTGGCCTTGCAGGCCACCTGGGAGCTGGACCTGTTTGGCGCCACCCGCGCGCGGCGTGACAGCGCGGCCCGGCAACTGCGTTCGGCGGAGGCGCAGACGGTAGCGGCGCGGCTCGCCGTTGCCTCGAACACCGCGCAGGGCTATCTGCAAATGCGCGCGCTGCAGGGCCAGCGAGCCCTGCTGGTCGAAGGCATTGAAGTGGCGCGCGAGCTGGAGCGCATCGCCGGACTGCTCTTCCATGCCGGCGAAGTGACCCGACTGGATGTGGAAGCCACATCCGCCGAGCGCGCGTCGCGGGAAGCCGATCTGGATGAGCTGGATATCCACTTGGCCGAAGCGCAGCTGGCGCTGGATACCCTGCTCGCCGAGCCACCGGGCAGCACCGCCGCGCGTTTCGCCGCCAACGCGCCGGTGCCACTGGCCGAACAGCGCATCGCCCCCGGCCAGCCCATCGACCTGCTGCGCCGCCGTCCGGACCTGATTGCCGAAGCAGCACGGCTGGACGCCGCCGAGCTGCAATCGCTGGCCGCTCGCCGCGACCTGTTTCCCAAGCTGGCGGTGCAGGCCGCAGTGGGCCGCTCCGGCTTCGCGCTGGGCGATGCAGTGTCCAGCGCGTCGAACTTCGCCCGAGTCGGTGCCACATTCGGCCTGCCGCTGCTGGACTATCCACGCCGCGGTGCAGCCATCGACCTTGCCGATGCCGAGGGCGAGACAGCCTATGTCGCATTCGAACAGGCGTTGGCCCGTGCGCTGGAGGAAGTCGAGCGTGGCCTGACGAGGATGGCTGGTCAGCAACGCCGACACGCATCCCTCAGCCGCACCCGCGAGCACCGCGAACGTGCGCATCGACTGGCGCAGCGCAGCTATGAGTTGGGTGAGGCCAACCTGAGTGAAGTGCTGGACGCCCAGCGTGGTGCACTACAGGCCAAGCGACAAGCGCTCGAGGGCAGGACGGAGCTAGCGACGGCCCAGGTGGCGTTGTATGTGGCGTTGGGAGGTGGGTGGCAGGCTGAGTCCGCAGATGCCGCGGCTAGGCCTGCAGAGAAATCGGCACAGTGA
- a CDS encoding efflux RND transporter permease subunit has translation MDFARYAITRPVNIWILVLICLLGGILAFFEIGRLEDPEFTIKQAIVNVQYPGATALEVEQQVTEPLESAIQQMSQIKEIRSRSMPGIAEIRVEMQDRYDGDALPQIWDELRNKIDDAQGDLPPGIEPPMVNDDFGDVYGIFYALTGDGLTLKELHETAKDLRRALLTADGVGKVEIAGVQEERILVEVDQAQLAALGVAPDEIAAALADTDAAVDAGGVNAGDFFVRLRPSGAFDSLDELRALPVGQGPQRVELGAIAKLSREYAERPQQIIRHNGQQALTLGISGVSGANIVEVGHSVEAVLQANEHRMPLGADLHPLYEQHQIVDESVNSFALNVFLSVAIVVGVLCIAMGMRAGFIIGAVLFLTVLGTLLVMWLVGIELERISLGALIIAMGMLVDNAVVVCDGMLVRQRQGKSILEASQQTLQQTQWPLLGATIIGILAFAGIGLSQDTTGEFLFSLFFVIAVSLLLSWLLALLLVPLFGHYLLRNAGTDEDPDAAYNGPWYNRYRRLAGGVLHRPWLTIGVLLVLTVVSAVIFTRLPQSFFPPSSTPLFYVNLFLPQGTHIRDTARTATDVEEYLAEMEGVSGVSSFIGAGASRFMLTYMPEQPNSSLMHFLVRTEDADLIDDLVRQINQELPQRYPSADVTAAQFMFGPNAEAKLEARISGPDIDVLRRISAEGRKRLQDEGKVFNVRDDWRQPVLVLRPQLALDRLADAGLTRQAVARALAAGSEGQRVSLLRERDELIPVLLRAAPDDRIGSDNLLQRLIWSPAGNGYVPLAQVADGIEPTSEDSIIVRYDRERTISIRAEPRDGENTNEAHERIRPLIEGIELPVNYSLKWGGDYEQSSDAQQALASTLAVPYLAMVLVTVLLFAKVRQPLMIWLVVPMAICGVSFGLLLTGQAFGFMALLGLLSLTGMLIKNAVVLVDEIDRQIDDEVPRLTAIIEASASRLRPVMMAAGTTVLGMVPLLFDPFFANMAVTIMGGLGFATLLTLLAVPCLYLLFMKVRPEETA, from the coding sequence ATGGATTTTGCCCGTTACGCCATCACCCGACCGGTCAACATCTGGATTCTGGTACTGATATGCCTGCTCGGCGGCATCCTCGCCTTCTTCGAGATCGGCCGCCTGGAAGATCCGGAATTCACCATCAAGCAGGCTATCGTCAATGTGCAATACCCCGGCGCCACGGCGCTGGAGGTCGAGCAGCAGGTAACCGAGCCGCTGGAAAGCGCCATCCAGCAGATGTCGCAGATCAAGGAGATCCGCTCGCGCTCAATGCCGGGCATCGCCGAGATTCGCGTGGAAATGCAGGACCGATACGATGGCGATGCGCTGCCGCAGATCTGGGACGAGCTGCGCAACAAGATCGACGATGCCCAGGGCGACCTGCCGCCGGGGATCGAGCCGCCGATGGTGAATGACGATTTCGGTGACGTATACGGCATCTTCTACGCCCTGACCGGCGACGGGCTGACCCTCAAGGAGCTGCACGAAACGGCCAAGGACCTGCGCCGCGCCCTCCTCACTGCAGATGGCGTCGGCAAAGTGGAGATCGCCGGGGTACAGGAAGAGCGCATTCTGGTGGAGGTCGATCAGGCGCAGCTGGCCGCACTGGGCGTCGCCCCGGACGAGATCGCCGCGGCCCTGGCCGATACCGACGCCGCGGTGGATGCCGGTGGCGTCAATGCCGGCGACTTCTTCGTGCGGCTGCGCCCGAGCGGTGCCTTCGATTCTCTCGACGAGTTGCGTGCACTGCCGGTCGGCCAAGGGCCACAACGGGTCGAACTGGGCGCCATCGCCAAGCTATCGCGAGAATACGCCGAGCGGCCACAACAGATCATTCGTCACAACGGCCAGCAGGCGCTGACGCTCGGCATCAGCGGGGTATCCGGGGCGAATATCGTCGAGGTCGGGCATAGCGTCGAAGCTGTCCTGCAGGCCAACGAGCACCGTATGCCGCTGGGCGCCGATCTGCATCCGCTGTATGAACAGCACCAGATCGTCGACGAGTCGGTGAACAGTTTCGCGCTCAACGTGTTCCTCTCGGTGGCCATCGTGGTCGGCGTGCTGTGCATCGCCATGGGCATGCGCGCCGGCTTCATCATCGGGGCGGTGCTGTTCCTCACCGTGCTTGGCACACTGCTGGTGATGTGGCTGGTGGGCATCGAGCTGGAACGGATTTCCCTCGGCGCGCTGATCATCGCCATGGGCATGCTGGTGGATAACGCGGTGGTGGTCTGCGATGGCATGCTGGTGCGCCAGCGCCAGGGCAAGAGCATTCTCGAAGCCTCGCAGCAAACGCTGCAGCAAACGCAATGGCCGCTGCTTGGGGCGACCATCATCGGCATTCTCGCCTTCGCCGGGATCGGCCTGTCCCAGGACACCACCGGCGAATTCCTTTTCTCGCTGTTCTTTGTCATTGCCGTGTCGCTGCTGCTCAGCTGGTTGCTGGCCCTGCTGCTGGTACCGCTGTTCGGCCATTACCTGCTGCGCAATGCCGGCACCGACGAGGACCCCGATGCGGCCTACAACGGCCCTTGGTACAACCGTTATCGGCGCCTGGCCGGTGGCGTGCTGCATCGGCCCTGGCTGACCATCGGCGTGCTGCTGGTGCTGACGGTGGTCAGTGCCGTGATCTTCACCCGCCTGCCGCAGAGCTTCTTTCCGCCGTCAAGTACGCCGTTGTTCTACGTCAACCTGTTCCTGCCCCAGGGCACGCATATCCGCGATACCGCGCGCACCGCGACTGACGTCGAGGAGTACCTGGCGGAGATGGAGGGTGTCAGCGGCGTGTCCAGCTTCATCGGCGCCGGGGCCTCGCGCTTCATGCTCACTTACATGCCGGAGCAGCCGAATTCATCGCTGATGCACTTTCTCGTGCGCACCGAGGATGCGGATTTGATTGACGACCTGGTGCGGCAGATCAACCAGGAGTTGCCGCAGCGCTACCCATCGGCTGACGTCACGGCCGCTCAGTTCATGTTCGGTCCCAATGCCGAGGCCAAGCTGGAGGCGCGCATCAGCGGCCCGGATATCGACGTGCTACGGAGAATATCTGCCGAGGGTCGCAAGCGGTTACAGGATGAGGGCAAGGTATTCAACGTGCGCGACGACTGGCGCCAGCCGGTGCTGGTGCTGCGCCCGCAACTGGCACTGGATCGTCTTGCAGACGCCGGTCTGACCCGCCAGGCCGTGGCCCGCGCGCTCGCAGCCGGCAGCGAGGGCCAGCGGGTCAGTCTGCTGCGCGAGCGCGACGAACTGATCCCAGTGCTGCTGCGCGCCGCGCCCGACGACCGCATCGGCAGTGACAACCTGCTGCAGCGGCTGATCTGGAGCCCAGCGGGCAACGGCTACGTGCCGCTGGCGCAGGTCGCCGACGGCATCGAGCCGACCAGCGAGGACAGCATCATCGTGCGCTACGACCGCGAGCGCACCATCTCCATTCGCGCCGAGCCGCGGGATGGCGAGAACACCAACGAGGCGCACGAGCGCATTCGTCCGCTGATCGAGGGCATCGAACTGCCGGTCAACTACAGCCTGAAATGGGGCGGCGACTACGAACAGTCATCCGATGCCCAGCAGGCGTTGGCCAGTACGCTGGCGGTGCCCTACCTGGCGATGGTGCTGGTCACCGTGCTGCTGTTCGCCAAGGTGCGCCAGCCGCTGATGATCTGGCTGGTGGTACCCATGGCGATCTGCGGCGTCAGTTTCGGCCTGTTGCTCACCGGCCAGGCCTTCGGCTTCATGGCGCTGCTCGGCCTGCTCAGCCTGACCGGCATGCTGATCAAGAACGCCGTGGTGCTGGTGGACGAGATCGACCGGCAGATCGATGACGAAGTGCCACGCCTGACCGCCATCATCGAGGCCTCGGCGTCACGCCTGCGCCCGGTAATGATGGCTGCTGGCACCACGGTGCTGGGCATGGTGCCGCTGCTGTTCGACCCGTTCTTCGCCAACATGGCGGTGACCATCATGGGCGGCCTGGGCTTCGCCACGCTGCTGACCCTACTTGCGGTGCCATGTCTGTACCTGCTGTTCATGAAAGTGCGACCGGAGGAAACCGCATGA
- a CDS encoding efflux RND transporter periplasmic adaptor subunit yields MTSTPAFPVSKAWLTIIVCALPLLGGCSSEAEPAPEPPRVALVEPLQPAEPKAEALRFSGVVRSVTTTQLSFEVAGRIERILIDEGTRVRRGQALAQLDRTDYRLQMREAEARLRQLEADLARKRTLLAEGILAPAAIEALEANTVAARVARDSAQRNIDHSTLTAPFDGVVARRLAEPDMVVAVGTPVFEMQDNRHIEVSVDLPESAALSVPLGPELKAEAELVIADLRLPLRYKEHSTQPREGARTYRLVLQGEPPEDFNLLPGMAMRVSLERPARPQTDDDGFRLPLSALQTDSDGKHFVWQADDGRARRHPVQLQQVDGDQALIRGDALQAQMPIVVAGGSKLHEDQPIEARERN; encoded by the coding sequence ATGACGTCAACGCCAGCTTTCCCAGTGTCCAAGGCCTGGTTGACGATCATCGTCTGTGCGCTGCCGCTGCTCGGCGGTTGTTCCTCGGAGGCCGAGCCGGCGCCCGAGCCACCACGCGTGGCCTTGGTCGAGCCCTTGCAGCCGGCCGAGCCGAAGGCCGAGGCGCTGCGCTTTTCCGGCGTAGTGCGCAGTGTGACCACCACCCAGTTGTCCTTCGAGGTGGCTGGCCGCATCGAGCGCATCCTGATCGACGAAGGCACTCGTGTTCGTCGCGGGCAAGCCCTCGCACAGCTGGACCGCACCGACTATCGCCTGCAAATGCGGGAGGCCGAAGCGCGCCTGCGCCAGCTCGAAGCAGACCTGGCGCGCAAGCGCACCCTGCTCGCCGAAGGCATCCTCGCCCCCGCCGCCATCGAGGCGCTGGAGGCCAACACGGTGGCCGCCCGCGTGGCCCGCGACAGCGCCCAGCGCAATATCGATCACAGCACCCTGACGGCGCCATTCGATGGCGTCGTGGCTCGACGGCTCGCCGAACCGGACATGGTGGTAGCGGTCGGCACGCCGGTATTCGAGATGCAGGACAACCGGCATATCGAGGTCAGCGTCGATCTGCCGGAAAGCGCGGCGCTGAGCGTTCCGCTCGGGCCCGAGCTCAAGGCCGAGGCCGAGCTGGTGATTGCCGACCTGCGCCTGCCGCTGCGCTACAAGGAACACAGCACCCAGCCGCGCGAAGGCGCGCGCACCTATCGCCTGGTGCTGCAGGGCGAACCGCCGGAGGATTTCAACCTGCTGCCCGGTATGGCCATGCGCGTCAGCCTGGAGCGCCCCGCCCGGCCACAGACGGACGATGACGGCTTCCGCCTGCCGCTGTCGGCACTGCAGACCGACAGCGACGGCAAACACTTCGTCTGGCAGGCCGACGATGGCCGCGCCCGGCGCCATCCGGTTCAGCTGCAGCAAGTCGATGGCGATCAGGCGCTGATTCGCGGCGACGCACTGCAGGCGCAGATGCCAATCGTGGTAGCAGGTGGCAGCAAGTTGCACGAAGACCAGCCGATCGAAGCGCGGGAGCGGAACTGA
- the bfr gene encoding bacterioferritin, with the protein MQGQAPVIDYLKELLRGELAARDQYFLHSRMYADWGFTKLYERINHEMEEETQHADALLQRILFLEGTPDMTPEPIHPGHTVPDMLRSDLALEYKVRAALAQGIALAEQHGDYPTRDILALQLQDTEEDHAYWLEQQLGLIDRIGLQNYLQSQAS; encoded by the coding sequence ATGCAAGGCCAGGCACCGGTAATCGACTATCTGAAGGAGCTGTTGCGCGGGGAGTTGGCGGCGCGCGATCAGTATTTCCTGCACTCGCGGATGTACGCCGATTGGGGCTTTACCAAGCTCTACGAACGCATCAATCACGAAATGGAGGAGGAGACCCAGCATGCTGATGCACTGTTGCAGCGCATCCTCTTTCTCGAAGGCACCCCGGACATGACACCGGAGCCGATCCATCCCGGCCATACTGTGCCGGACATGCTGCGTAGCGATCTGGCGCTGGAGTACAAGGTGCGTGCCGCGCTGGCTCAGGGTATCGCCCTGGCCGAACAGCATGGCGACTACCCGACTCGCGACATCCTCGCCCTGCAATTGCAGGACACCGAAGAAGATCACGCCTACTGGCTCGAGCAGCAGCTTGGCCTGATCGACCGCATCGGCCTGCAGAACTACCTGCAATCCCAGGCCAGCTGA
- the cueR gene encoding Cu(I)-responsive transcriptional regulator, producing the protein MNIGQAATKSGLSAKMIRYYESIDLIAPAGRSANGYRLYGEEDLHRLAFIKRSRDMGFSLDEVSKLLALWQDRQRASADVKALAGAHIDALNQKIEELVGLRDSLQELVDTCQGNDRPDCPILRDLESGCCPKGSDK; encoded by the coding sequence ATGAACATTGGCCAAGCAGCAACGAAAAGCGGTCTTTCGGCGAAGATGATTCGCTACTACGAGTCCATCGACCTGATCGCCCCTGCCGGGCGCAGTGCCAACGGCTATCGCCTCTATGGCGAAGAAGACCTGCACCGCCTGGCCTTTATCAAACGGTCGCGAGACATGGGCTTCTCGTTGGACGAAGTGAGCAAACTGCTCGCTCTCTGGCAGGACCGCCAGCGTGCAAGCGCCGATGTCAAAGCTCTGGCCGGCGCTCATATCGACGCGCTTAACCAAAAGATCGAGGAGTTAGTAGGCCTGCGCGACTCTTTGCAAGAGCTGGTCGATACCTGCCAGGGTAACGACCGGCCGGACTGCCCGATCCTCAGGGACCTGGAATCCGGCTGCTGCCCAAAAGGCAGCGACAAATAG